One genomic region from Jiangella sp. DSM 45060 encodes:
- a CDS encoding SRPBCC family protein codes for MTDRIERDIVIAAAPERVWAIVTRAEHLGTWFADAGATIDLRPGGELTLTWKEYGVSRGVVETVEPHTTFAFRWALDDGAPGDGNSTRVVFTLTPDGDGTRLRVVESGFDGLAGGPEQQAKHVEQNTEGWRLELDELRAYAESHPA; via the coding sequence ATCGTCATCGCCGCCGCACCCGAGCGGGTCTGGGCGATCGTCACCCGCGCTGAGCACCTCGGCACCTGGTTCGCCGACGCCGGCGCGACGATCGACCTGCGCCCCGGCGGCGAGCTGACGCTGACCTGGAAGGAGTACGGCGTCTCGCGCGGCGTCGTCGAGACCGTCGAGCCGCACACGACGTTCGCGTTCCGCTGGGCGCTCGACGACGGCGCGCCGGGCGACGGCAACTCGACGCGGGTCGTGTTCACGCTCACGCCCGACGGCGACGGCACCCGGTTGCGGGTGGTCGAGAGCGGATTCGACGGCCTCGCCGGCGGCCCGGAGCAGCAGGCGAAGCACGTCGAGCAGAACACCGAGGGCTGGCGGCTCGAGCTGGACGAGCTGCGCGCCTACGCCGAGTCGCACCCGGCATGA
- a CDS encoding helix-turn-helix transcriptional regulator produces MTRTLLDAVLVALAEPTRRQLLDLLAERGEASASTLAQGLPVTRQAVVKHLAVLDDAGLVSSRRAGREVRYRTRPDRLAEAARDLSELATAWETRLATIKRLAEEEEEA; encoded by the coding sequence ATGACCCGGACGTTGCTCGACGCCGTGCTGGTGGCGCTGGCCGAGCCGACCAGGCGGCAGCTGCTCGACCTGCTGGCCGAGCGCGGCGAGGCGAGCGCCAGCACGCTGGCCCAGGGGCTCCCGGTGACCCGGCAGGCGGTCGTCAAACACCTCGCCGTGCTCGACGACGCGGGCCTGGTGAGCAGCCGGCGGGCCGGGCGCGAGGTGCGCTACCGGACCCGGCCGGACCGGCTGGCGGAGGCGGCCCGCGACCTCAGTGAGCTGGCCACCGCATGGGAGACCCGCCTGGCGACGATCAAACGCCTGGCCGAGGAGGAAGAGGAAGCATGA
- a CDS encoding VOC family protein: protein MTFEGSVNIAMKIPAAQYPETVAFYRDVLGLPAKDVTGTDIAAGVSRSVRVEFGPNVLWLDEVPNYSRSDVWLELSTDDLPDAMRRLAEAGVVARDELEPLPDAMRAHWIANPAGVVHLVAQA, encoded by the coding sequence ATGACGTTCGAGGGCAGTGTGAACATCGCCATGAAGATCCCGGCGGCGCAATACCCGGAGACGGTCGCGTTCTACCGCGACGTGCTGGGCCTGCCCGCGAAGGACGTCACCGGCACCGACATCGCCGCCGGGGTGAGCCGCAGCGTCCGCGTCGAGTTCGGGCCGAACGTGCTCTGGCTGGACGAGGTGCCGAACTACAGCCGCTCCGACGTCTGGCTGGAGCTGTCCACCGACGATCTGCCCGACGCGATGCGGCGGCTGGCCGAGGCCGGTGTCGTGGCCCGGGACGAGCTGGAGCCGCTGCCCGACGCCATGCGGGCGCACTGGATCGCCAACCCCGCGGGCGTTGTGCACCTGGTGGCTCAGGCCTGA
- a CDS encoding long-chain fatty acid--CoA ligase, whose product MTSTMMDVPLQVRRLLEHGATIHGGSRVVTATDTGSGVHETTFADVARAAARLAGALSSLGVRPGDRVATFMWNNHRHVEAYFAVPAMGAVLHPLNIRLFPEQIAFTANHAADRVVIVDGSLLPGFAKLLPSLKPVRHVIVAGAADRGLLEGTGVGVHDYESLLAAQPVTYDWPDVDERAAAAMCYTSGTTGHPKGVVYSHRSIYLHALTEAMPDLFDLSARDLLLTVVPQFHVLAWGLPYAAFAAGTSLAMPDRFLAPEPLAAFIAAARPTIGAGVPTVWVGLLQYLEAHPEVDISSLTSLVVGGSAMSETLMRGLDARGITGLHAWGMTEMSPLGTFSRPPAHAADEDVDGYRLTQGRFAAPVEARLVGPDGELLPWDGESVGELEVRGPWITGSYYQENDEERFDDGWLRTGDVGTVTSDGYLRLTDRARDVIKSGGEWISSVELEGHLAAHPAVAEAAVVGVPDDKWGERPLATVVVKEGEEVDVAELREFLATKVAKWQLPERWAVVPEIPKTSVGKFDKKIIRAAYAHDDLNVTTLG is encoded by the coding sequence ATCACCAGCACGATGATGGACGTTCCGCTGCAGGTGCGCCGGCTGCTCGAGCACGGTGCGACGATCCACGGCGGCAGCCGCGTGGTCACGGCCACCGACACCGGGTCCGGTGTCCACGAGACGACCTTCGCCGACGTCGCCCGGGCCGCGGCCCGGCTGGCCGGAGCGCTCTCGTCGCTCGGCGTGCGGCCCGGCGACCGTGTGGCGACGTTCATGTGGAACAACCACCGGCACGTCGAGGCGTACTTCGCGGTGCCGGCGATGGGCGCGGTGCTGCATCCGCTGAACATCCGGCTGTTCCCGGAGCAGATCGCGTTCACCGCCAACCACGCGGCCGACCGCGTCGTCATCGTCGACGGCTCGCTGCTGCCCGGGTTCGCCAAGCTGCTGCCGTCGCTGAAGCCGGTGCGCCATGTCATCGTCGCGGGTGCGGCCGACCGCGGTCTGCTGGAGGGCACCGGCGTCGGCGTGCACGACTACGAGTCGCTGCTGGCGGCGCAGCCGGTGACGTACGACTGGCCGGACGTCGACGAGCGGGCCGCCGCCGCGATGTGTTACACGTCCGGCACCACCGGCCACCCGAAAGGCGTCGTCTACAGCCACCGGTCGATCTACCTGCACGCGCTGACCGAGGCGATGCCCGACCTGTTCGACCTGTCCGCCCGCGACCTGCTGCTGACCGTCGTCCCGCAGTTCCACGTTCTCGCGTGGGGGCTCCCGTACGCCGCGTTCGCCGCCGGCACGTCGCTGGCCATGCCGGACCGCTTCCTCGCGCCGGAGCCGCTGGCCGCGTTCATCGCGGCGGCGCGGCCGACCATCGGCGCCGGCGTGCCGACCGTCTGGGTCGGGCTGCTGCAGTACCTCGAGGCCCACCCGGAGGTGGACATCTCGTCGCTGACCAGCCTGGTCGTCGGCGGATCGGCGATGTCCGAGACACTGATGCGCGGCCTGGACGCCCGCGGCATCACCGGCCTGCACGCGTGGGGCATGACGGAGATGAGCCCGCTCGGCACGTTCTCGCGGCCGCCGGCCCACGCCGCCGACGAGGACGTCGACGGCTACCGGCTCACCCAGGGCCGGTTCGCCGCGCCGGTCGAGGCGCGGCTGGTCGGCCCGGACGGCGAGCTGCTGCCCTGGGACGGCGAGTCCGTCGGCGAGCTGGAGGTCCGCGGGCCCTGGATCACCGGCTCGTACTACCAGGAGAACGACGAGGAGCGCTTCGACGACGGCTGGCTGCGCACCGGCGACGTCGGCACCGTCACGTCAGACGGCTACCTGCGGCTCACCGACCGCGCCCGCGACGTCATCAAGTCCGGCGGCGAGTGGATCAGCTCGGTCGAACTGGAGGGCCACCTCGCCGCGCACCCCGCCGTCGCCGAAGCGGCCGTCGTCGGCGTCCCGGACGACAAGTGGGGCGAGCGGCCGCTGGCCACCGTCGTCGTCAAGGAGGGCGAAGAGGTCGACGTCGCCGAACTGCGCGAGTTCCTGGCCACGAAGGTGGCGAAGTGGCAGCTGCCCGAGCGCTGGGCCGTCGTGCCGGAGATCCCGAAGACGAGCGTCGGCAAGTTCGACAAGAAGATCATTCGCGCGGCCTACGCACACGACGACCTCAACGTCACTACGCTCGGCTGA
- a CDS encoding ammonium transporter, with translation MDTGDTAWILASTALVMLMTPGLALFYGGMVRAKSVVNMMMMSFGALGVISVLWVLYGYSMAFGTDLGGGLLGDPGEFFGLSGLMSPDALSGTIPSMLFVGFQGMFAVITVALVSGSIADRAKFWTWLLFAAVWGTLVYFPVAHWVFAFADGDGGWIADRLLAIDFAGGTAVHINAGAAGLALALVLGRRRDFAKGAHRPHNLPLVMLGAGLLWFGWFGFNAGSAVGANGVAAVALVNTVAATGAAMLAWIVVEKLRDGHATSLGAASGVVTGLVAITPACSALNPVGSLILGVVAGAICSLVVDLKFRLRYDDSLDVVAVHLVGGLVGTIAIGFLATADAPAGVDGLFFGGGVDQLWRQAVGAGAVLAYSFVVTYLIGLVLQRTIGFRVDDDHEVVGVDRVHHGESGYEIGSDEVSEDVVTA, from the coding sequence ATGGATACCGGAGACACCGCGTGGATTCTCGCGTCCACCGCACTGGTGATGCTGATGACCCCCGGCCTCGCGCTGTTCTACGGCGGCATGGTCCGGGCGAAGAGCGTCGTCAACATGATGATGATGAGCTTCGGCGCGCTCGGCGTGATCAGCGTGCTGTGGGTTCTGTACGGGTACTCGATGGCCTTCGGCACCGACCTCGGCGGCGGCCTGCTGGGCGATCCGGGTGAGTTCTTCGGCCTGTCCGGCCTGATGAGCCCCGACGCGCTGTCCGGCACGATCCCGTCGATGCTGTTCGTCGGGTTCCAGGGCATGTTCGCGGTCATCACCGTCGCGCTGGTGTCGGGCTCGATCGCCGACCGCGCGAAGTTCTGGACCTGGCTGCTGTTCGCCGCGGTCTGGGGCACGCTCGTGTACTTCCCGGTGGCCCACTGGGTGTTCGCGTTCGCCGACGGCGACGGCGGCTGGATCGCCGACCGCCTGCTCGCGATCGACTTCGCCGGCGGCACCGCGGTGCACATCAACGCCGGCGCGGCCGGTCTCGCGCTGGCGTTGGTGCTCGGGCGGCGCCGCGACTTCGCCAAGGGCGCGCACCGTCCGCACAACCTGCCGCTGGTGATGCTCGGCGCCGGCCTGCTGTGGTTCGGCTGGTTCGGCTTCAACGCCGGGTCGGCCGTGGGCGCCAACGGCGTCGCGGCGGTCGCGCTGGTCAACACCGTCGCGGCGACGGGCGCGGCGATGCTGGCGTGGATCGTCGTCGAGAAGCTGCGCGACGGCCACGCGACGTCGCTGGGCGCGGCGTCCGGCGTGGTGACCGGCCTGGTCGCGATCACCCCGGCGTGCTCGGCGCTGAACCCCGTCGGGTCGCTGATCCTCGGTGTCGTGGCCGGGGCGATCTGCTCGCTGGTGGTCGACCTGAAGTTCCGGCTGCGCTACGACGACTCGCTCGACGTGGTCGCGGTGCACCTGGTCGGCGGCCTGGTCGGCACCATCGCGATCGGCTTCCTGGCCACGGCGGACGCGCCGGCCGGAGTCGACGGGCTGTTCTTCGGCGGCGGCGTCGACCAGCTGTGGCGGCAGGCCGTCGGCGCTGGTGCGGTGCTGGCCTACTCGTTCGTCGTCACGTACCTGATCGGCCTCGTGCTGCAGCGCACGATCGGGTTCCGGGTGGACGACGACCACGAGGTGGTCGGCGTCGACCGAGTGCACCACGGCGAGTCGGGCTACGAGATCGGCTCCGACGAGGTGTCGGAGGACGTCGTCACGGCGTAG
- a CDS encoding YciI family protein: MKYMLMMFGDTESMQATASKEWIEEMIGFMVQLDKDLEASGELVFQQGLADPGAAKTVRLQDGLPVATDGPFAEAKESLIGFWVVDVESEERVLELAGQIVKYSGRLEVRPAMDAPPDL; the protein is encoded by the coding sequence ATGAAGTACATGTTGATGATGTTCGGCGACACCGAGTCGATGCAGGCCACAGCCTCGAAGGAGTGGATCGAGGAGATGATCGGCTTCATGGTCCAGCTCGACAAGGACCTCGAGGCGTCCGGCGAGCTGGTGTTCCAGCAGGGCCTCGCCGACCCCGGCGCCGCGAAGACGGTGCGGCTGCAGGACGGCCTCCCGGTCGCCACCGACGGTCCGTTCGCCGAGGCGAAGGAGTCGCTGATCGGCTTCTGGGTGGTCGACGTCGAGAGCGAGGAGCGGGTGCTCGAGCTCGCCGGGCAGATCGTGAAGTACTCCGGACGGCTCGAGGTCCGCCCGGCGATGGACGCCCCGCCGGACCTGTGA
- a CDS encoding RNA polymerase sigma factor, with the protein MTDPAVEDLLRAAAPQVLGVLVRRYGQFDACEDAVQEALLAAATQWPADGVPDSPSSWLVTVASRRFVDEVRSSEARRRREETVAALDLVEPGEVERADDTLTLLFLCCHPSLALPAQLALTLRAVGGLTTAQIAAAFLVPEATMAQRISRAKQKLRAGDARFGPPPPEQRAERLRTVLHVLYLIFNEGYTTSSGPAAQRTDLTAEAIRLTRLLVRLTPGDGEVTGLLALMLLTDARRAARSTGDGVPVPLAEQDRSRWDAAQIAEGVALLTGVLGGGPVGPYQLQAAIAAVHDEAPTADDTDWPQIVALYEVLERVAPGPVVTLNKAVAVAMVHGPRAGLALLGTLDADDRMAQTHRLDAVRGHLLELAGDPDGARAAYLRAARRTASVPERRYLTLRAAGVT; encoded by the coding sequence GTGACCGACCCCGCCGTCGAGGACCTGCTGCGCGCCGCCGCGCCGCAGGTCCTCGGGGTGCTCGTGCGCCGGTACGGCCAGTTCGACGCCTGCGAGGACGCCGTCCAGGAGGCGCTGCTGGCCGCCGCGACGCAGTGGCCGGCCGACGGCGTTCCGGACAGCCCGAGCTCGTGGCTGGTGACGGTCGCGTCGCGCCGGTTCGTCGACGAGGTGCGCAGCTCCGAGGCGCGCCGTCGCCGCGAGGAGACCGTGGCCGCACTCGACCTCGTCGAGCCGGGCGAGGTGGAGCGCGCCGACGACACCCTCACGCTGCTGTTCCTGTGCTGCCACCCGTCGCTGGCGCTGCCCGCCCAGCTGGCGCTGACGCTGCGCGCGGTCGGCGGGCTGACGACGGCGCAGATCGCGGCCGCGTTCCTGGTGCCCGAGGCGACGATGGCGCAGCGGATCAGCCGGGCCAAGCAGAAGCTGCGGGCCGGCGACGCGCGGTTCGGCCCGCCGCCGCCGGAGCAGCGGGCCGAGCGGCTGCGCACCGTCCTGCACGTGCTCTACCTGATCTTCAACGAGGGCTACACCACCAGCTCCGGCCCGGCGGCGCAGCGGACCGACCTCACCGCCGAGGCGATCCGGCTGACCCGGCTGCTGGTCCGGCTGACGCCCGGCGACGGAGAGGTCACCGGGTTGCTGGCGTTGATGCTGCTCACAGACGCCCGCCGGGCCGCGCGCAGCACGGGTGACGGCGTCCCCGTCCCGCTGGCCGAGCAGGATCGGTCGCGGTGGGACGCCGCCCAGATCGCCGAGGGCGTCGCGCTGCTCACCGGCGTGCTCGGCGGCGGCCCCGTCGGCCCGTACCAGCTGCAGGCCGCCATCGCCGCCGTCCACGACGAGGCGCCGACGGCCGACGACACCGACTGGCCGCAGATCGTCGCGCTCTACGAGGTGCTCGAGCGGGTGGCGCCCGGCCCCGTCGTCACGCTGAACAAGGCCGTCGCCGTGGCGATGGTGCACGGGCCGCGGGCCGGGCTGGCGCTGCTCGGCACGCTCGACGCCGACGACCGCATGGCGCAGACGCACCGGCTCGACGCCGTCCGTGGTCACCTGCTCGAACTGGCGGGTGACCCGGACGGCGCCCGTGCGGCGTACTTGCGCGCGGCGCGGCGGACGGCGAGCGTGCCGGAGCGGCGCTACCTGACGCTGCGCGCCGCCGGCGTCACTTGA
- a CDS encoding dihydrofolate reductase family protein codes for MNTLVLDISISLDGFITAGGQTPDQPLGQGGERLHAWAFGDEQNREYTERSVGGLGALITGRKNYEDSLRWWGADGPTGPARRPLIVLTHEAPAESPENGVYTFVTTGIEDALAQARAAAGDGIVAVMGGANVARQYLAAGLVDEISLHIVPVVFGDGVRLFGRTGAEHIELEQVETVPTDAATHVRYRVLK; via the coding sequence ATGAACACACTCGTACTGGACATCAGCATCTCCCTCGACGGCTTCATCACGGCGGGCGGGCAGACCCCCGACCAGCCCCTCGGCCAGGGTGGCGAGCGCCTGCACGCCTGGGCGTTCGGCGACGAGCAGAACCGCGAGTACACCGAGCGTTCGGTGGGCGGGCTCGGCGCCCTGATCACCGGCCGGAAGAACTACGAGGACTCGCTGCGCTGGTGGGGCGCCGACGGCCCGACGGGACCGGCCCGGCGGCCGCTGATCGTGCTGACGCACGAGGCGCCGGCGGAGTCGCCGGAGAACGGCGTCTACACCTTCGTCACGACCGGCATCGAGGATGCGCTCGCGCAGGCCCGCGCGGCGGCCGGCGACGGCATCGTGGCGGTCATGGGCGGCGCGAACGTCGCCCGGCAGTACCTCGCGGCCGGGCTGGTCGACGAGATCTCGCTGCACATCGTGCCGGTGGTGTTCGGCGACGGCGTCCGGCTATTCGGCCGCACCGGCGCCGAGCACATCGAGCTGGAGCAGGTCGAGACGGTGCCGACCGACGCCGCCACGCATGTCCGCTACCGCGTGCTCAAGTGA
- a CDS encoding RNA polymerase subunit sigma-70 — protein sequence MDDFTAAAEGHRRELHVHCYRMLGSFDDAEEVVQDVLLRAWTHRDSYEEGTNLRAWLYRIATNACLDLLRQRSRRPEQVRSFAEVPWLQPYPDRLLDQVAPHADEPEAVVVGRETIELAFVAAMQELPAQQRAVLVMRDAIGWSAAETAAILETSVPAVNSALQRARATLQRSPRSPETTPPRTVLSADERDLLDRYVALSERPDVGRMAELVRDDIRVTMPPQPVCFDGWAALAPLHAAAAEHGDWRLLPTSANRLPAAACYLRPPGGTAFDAFKIDVLRVEERLIAEITTFGPELFPAFDLPAQLP from the coding sequence ATGGACGACTTCACCGCCGCGGCCGAGGGCCACCGGCGCGAGCTGCACGTGCACTGCTACCGCATGCTCGGCTCGTTCGACGACGCCGAGGAGGTCGTGCAGGACGTGCTGCTGCGGGCGTGGACGCACCGCGACTCCTACGAGGAGGGCACCAACCTGCGGGCGTGGCTGTACCGCATCGCGACCAACGCCTGCCTCGACCTGCTGCGGCAGCGGTCCCGGCGACCCGAGCAGGTGCGCTCGTTCGCCGAGGTGCCGTGGCTGCAGCCGTACCCGGACCGGCTGCTCGACCAGGTCGCGCCGCACGCGGACGAGCCCGAGGCCGTCGTCGTGGGCCGCGAGACGATCGAGCTGGCGTTCGTCGCGGCCATGCAGGAGCTGCCCGCGCAGCAGCGCGCCGTCCTCGTCATGCGCGACGCGATCGGCTGGTCGGCCGCCGAGACCGCGGCGATCCTGGAGACGTCGGTGCCCGCGGTCAACAGCGCGCTGCAACGGGCCCGGGCGACCCTGCAGCGCTCGCCCCGGTCGCCGGAGACCACCCCGCCGCGCACCGTGCTCAGCGCCGACGAGCGCGACCTGCTCGACCGCTACGTCGCCCTGAGCGAGCGGCCCGACGTCGGCCGCATGGCCGAGCTCGTCCGCGACGACATCCGTGTCACCATGCCGCCGCAGCCGGTCTGCTTCGACGGCTGGGCCGCGCTGGCGCCGCTGCATGCCGCTGCGGCCGAGCACGGCGACTGGCGGCTGCTGCCGACGTCGGCGAACCGGTTGCCGGCCGCCGCCTGTTACCTGCGCCCGCCCGGCGGGACGGCGTTCGACGCCTTCAAGATCGACGTGCTCCGGGTGGAGGAGCGCCTGATCGCCGAGATCACCACCTTCGGCCCCGAGCTCTTCCCGGCGTTCGACCTCCCCGCCCAGCTCCCATGA